A single window of Salvia splendens isolate huo1 chromosome 8, SspV2, whole genome shotgun sequence DNA harbors:
- the LOC121745886 gene encoding uncharacterized protein LOC121745886 encodes MVLLKQNPPIFDGIGEPEKAETWICALEHIITVLMCNDEERMTCVTYGSADIWWDTKMKTTPRDQVGRMTWENFKEEIYIKYVPTSYRKAKAAEFYNLTQGRMSVTEYDRTLCDMTRYAPEQVDTDEKLADKLREGLRHEIKMALASRGRLTYVEELALALDVEATMPKERAM; translated from the coding sequence ATGGTTTTGCTAAAGCAAAATCCTCCTATCTTCGATGGGATAGGAGAGCCAGAAAAGGCCGAGACTTGGATATGCGCTTTGGAGCATATTATCACAGTTCTGATGTGCAACGATGAGGAACGAATGACTTGTGTGACCTATGGGTCAGCCGACATCtggtgggataccaagatgaagACTACGCCACGAGATCAAGTGGGTAGAATGACTTGGGAGAACTTTAAGGAGGAGATATATATCAAGTACGTACCAACGAGCTACCGAAAAGCAAAGGCGGCTGAGTTTTACAACTTAACCCAAGGGCGCATGTCGGTGACTGAATATGATCGAACACTCTGCGATATGACTCGGTATGCACCTGAACAAGTTGACACCGACGAGAAGCTAGCCGATAAGTTACGTGAGGGTCTAAGGCATGAGATAAAGATGGCACTAGCTAGTCGTGGGAGACTTACATACGTGGAAGAGTTGGCCCTCGCACTAGATGTTGAGGCaactatgcccaaggagagggcgaTGTGA